A window from Abyssibacter profundi encodes these proteins:
- the arfB gene encoding alternative ribosome rescue aminoacyl-tRNA hydrolase ArfB: MIEIDDNWWIPSEEISFSHLRASGPGGQHVNTASTAVQLRFDAARSSAVSPAVLARLRSLAGRRMRSDGVITLTAQRYRSQAQNKADAIERLVRLLQRAAQAPKQRVPTRPSRAAKRRRVESKKATGRAKQLRRPPGLDA; this comes from the coding sequence ATGATCGAGATTGATGACAACTGGTGGATCCCGTCCGAAGAGATCAGCTTTAGCCACCTGCGGGCTTCGGGGCCGGGCGGGCAGCATGTCAATACGGCATCGACCGCTGTGCAGCTGCGCTTCGATGCCGCCCGCTCCAGCGCCGTCTCTCCGGCGGTGCTAGCAAGGCTAAGGAGCTTGGCGGGCCGGCGCATGCGTAGCGATGGGGTCATCACCCTGACGGCGCAACGCTACCGCAGCCAGGCGCAGAACAAGGCCGATGCCATCGAACGCTTGGTGCGGCTGTTACAACGGGCCGCGCAGGCACCGAAACAGCGGGTGCCCACACGCCCCAGCCGCGCCGCCAAGCGTCGGAGGGTCGAGTCAAAAAAGGCGACCGGACGAGCGAAGCAACTCCGCCGCCCGCCCGGCCTCGATGCTTGA
- a CDS encoding cytochrome-c peroxidase — MILTNRLLRPLIATLLLIASGVVLATTPLGTPHPDDIWYPDDEPHSAREIELGKLLYFDTRLSHDQARSCASCHNPDLGFGDGMRRSPGIDGQPLGRNTPHIYNMAWNTVFFWDGRAATLEEQAIMPIQAAEEMNLPMAALVTRLQTVPYYREEFSAVYGSSAIDEAQIGRALAAFMRTVVADNSPFDRYLQGEQTAMSPEAVRGLALFEGKARCHLCHDGPNLTDESFHSLGIDDEDLGRGGVIGVESLNHAFKTPGLRNATLTYPYMHDGSLPDLEAVIRFYNRGGGDAAHKSNLMQPLNLTESEIVDLIAFLGALESPVRVTRPTLP, encoded by the coding sequence ATGATCTTGACGAACCGTCTCCTACGCCCCCTGATCGCCACCTTGCTGCTCATCGCTAGCGGCGTGGTCTTGGCCACGACACCACTGGGGACCCCACACCCGGACGACATCTGGTATCCCGACGACGAACCCCATAGCGCGCGGGAGATCGAACTCGGCAAGCTGCTGTATTTCGACACCCGGTTGTCGCATGACCAGGCACGGTCCTGCGCAAGCTGCCATAACCCTGATCTGGGATTCGGCGACGGCATGCGCCGCAGCCCGGGCATCGATGGTCAGCCGCTGGGTCGCAACACGCCGCACATCTACAACATGGCATGGAACACGGTGTTCTTCTGGGACGGCCGCGCCGCCACGCTGGAAGAGCAGGCCATCATGCCCATCCAGGCGGCCGAGGAAATGAATCTGCCGATGGCAGCTCTGGTGACCCGGCTACAGACGGTGCCGTACTACCGAGAGGAATTCAGCGCCGTCTATGGCAGTTCTGCCATCGATGAGGCCCAGATCGGCCGCGCCCTGGCGGCATTCATGCGAACGGTGGTCGCCGACAACTCACCCTTCGATCGCTACCTGCAGGGCGAACAAACCGCCATGAGCCCGGAAGCCGTGCGTGGCCTGGCGTTGTTCGAGGGCAAGGCGCGCTGCCACCTCTGCCATGACGGTCCAAACCTCACCGATGAGAGCTTCCACAGCCTGGGCATCGACGATGAGGACCTGGGCCGCGGCGGCGTCATCGGCGTCGAATCGCTCAATCACGCCTTCAAGACCCCAGGCCTGCGTAACGCGACCCTGACCTACCCCTATATGCACGACGGCTCGCTGCCGGACCTGGAGGCGGTGATCCGCTTCTACAACCGGGGCGGCGGTGATGCCGCACACAAGAGCAACCTGATGCAGCCCTTGAATCTCACCGAATCCGAGATTGTCGACCTGATTGCCTTTTTGGGCGCACTGGAAAGCCCGGTGCGTGTTACCCGCCCCACCCTTCCT
- a CDS encoding MAPEG family protein, which translates to MTIALWCVLAGGLMPLIWTGMAKFTGDRKLRPQDNKNPRAFLADATGRQARANNAQLNAFEAFPLFAAGVLTAEWLNATQSVVDGIALLWVGLRLAYGFIYLADLGTLRSLVWFAALLCSVSLFVVAA; encoded by the coding sequence ATGACGATTGCATTGTGGTGCGTGTTGGCCGGTGGACTCATGCCGCTGATCTGGACCGGCATGGCCAAGTTCACCGGTGACCGCAAGCTCAGACCGCAGGACAACAAAAACCCGCGGGCCTTTCTCGCCGACGCCACCGGCCGACAGGCGCGCGCCAACAACGCCCAGCTCAACGCCTTCGAAGCATTCCCGCTGTTTGCCGCCGGTGTGCTAACCGCAGAGTGGCTCAATGCCACCCAGTCGGTCGTCGACGGCATTGCGCTGCTCTGGGTGGGACTGCGCCTAGCCTATGGCTTCATCTACCTGGCCGATTTGGGCACCCTGCGCAGCCTGGTCTGGTTTGCTGCCCTGCTCTGCTCGGTCTCACTGTTCGTCGTCGCAGCCTAA
- a CDS encoding Panacea domain-containing protein yields MLKAVTEQAAAVANELILVAYEDEGPLSARKLMALVYLAHGWHLGYHHSPLLNEPIVATRYGPSIRSLEQWLRMDSKRDVRALLILRDGSSPRMANPSRMQNHLEVLWTVYGRMSANQIQRITCLGDSPWSLCWRERHENLGDELIIPDDLIYSYFSRRTNRRRGTAAANQDAFSR; encoded by the coding sequence ATGTTGAAAGCCGTCACAGAGCAAGCGGCTGCGGTCGCCAACGAGCTTATCCTTGTTGCTTATGAGGACGAGGGGCCGTTGTCTGCGCGCAAGTTGATGGCACTGGTCTATCTCGCCCATGGCTGGCACCTGGGCTACCACCACAGCCCGCTGCTGAATGAACCGATCGTGGCGACGCGTTACGGCCCGTCGATTCGCTCGCTGGAACAGTGGCTACGCATGGACAGCAAGCGCGATGTTCGCGCCTTGTTAATCCTGCGAGACGGCAGTTCGCCGCGCATGGCCAATCCCTCGCGGATGCAGAACCACCTGGAGGTACTGTGGACGGTTTATGGCCGCATGAGCGCGAACCAGATTCAGCGGATTACCTGCCTGGGTGATTCTCCCTGGTCGCTTTGTTGGCGCGAGCGTCATGAGAATCTGGGCGACGAGCTGATCATCCCGGACGATCTGATCTACAGCTATTTTTCCCGTCGCACCAACCGCCGGCGGGGCACGGCAGCGGCCAATCAGGACGCGTTCAGCCGCTAA